GTTGCCGCTCCGGTTACAGGGGCAAACAAATAGAGCCATAAATGTTCCACATGTGTTGAAACTATTGCAGGAGCTAACGACCGTGCAGGATTCATAGATGCCCCGCATATTGGACCGGCAAACATTGCTGCCAATAATACAACAGCACCGATAGCCAATCCTGCAAACATCCCCTGTTCTTTTGAGCCGTGAGATACATTTAGTATTACGAGCATCAAAAAGAAAGTGAGAATAAACTCAAGAATAAAAGATTGCATTTCACTGCCTGCCGGAAGCGATGCACCCAATAGCCGGTTGTCCGGAAACAGAAACCGAAGTAAGATGCTTGCTGTAATTGCTCCGATAATCTGACTTGTGATGTATGGTATCAACTTTTTTACCTCAAATTTTTTGGCAAAGGCAAATGCAATTGTTACCGCCGGGTTAAAATGAGCTCCGGAGATATTTCCTAAAGCATAAATCATGGACATAACGATTAAACCAAACGTAATAGCAATCCCTGTATGGGTGATTTCTCCATTTGATTGCTGGTTAATGATTATGGCTCCTGTGCCACAAAACACAATGGCAAAAGTTCCTATAGCTTCAGCTATACATTGTTTCATAGATTTTCGTCAACAAATGTTTTACAATACGTTTTAATCATTTGCCTGACTGTTCTGAATTGCAATTGAATTTCTTCTTCAGTACCTTGTGCTTTGGCCGGGTCAGGAAAATTGCAATGGAATTTTTTGGCGTTTGATGGAAAGAAGGGGCAACGTTCTTTTGCATTGTCGCAAACTGTTATGACAAAATCAAAATCAATGTGCCGGTATTCTTCAAGGTTATTTGAAGTATGCTCTGAAATATCAATGCCATCTTCTTTCATGGTGACTATGGCACGGGGATTTACGCCATGCGTTTCTACACCTGCACTGTAAATCTCTGCTTTGTTTCCGGCAAAGTATCTCAGATAACCTTCTGCTATCTGACTGCGGCAACTGTTGCCTGTACACAATACTAAAACTCTTTTCATGGTAATTTTTAGCTGCAACAATCAGAACCGCAGCATTTTTTTGGTTTTTCTGCATATACGGTTACGCTGAATATGCCGGTGTTACCTGTTTTAAAATTTTCAACCTGTTCTTCGTTCAGGTAGTTATTTAAAATATCATCAGGTATTATAATCGGCTTTTCATTTTGAACTGTTACGTTAGTAAAACCATTTGCAGCAATCAATTCCAGATAGGTTTCTTTTTGTATTGCCCCTGAAACACATCCAACATACATTTCAGCGTCTTTGCGCAATACATCAGGTAAGTTGCCAATTAACACCACATCTGAAATACTGAAATGCCCCCCGGGC
This is a stretch of genomic DNA from Sphingobacteriales bacterium. It encodes these proteins:
- a CDS encoding MIP family channel protein yields the protein MKQCIAEAIGTFAIVFCGTGAIIINQQSNGEITHTGIAITFGLIVMSMIYALGNISGAHFNPAVTIAFAFAKKFEVKKLIPYITSQIIGAITASILLRFLFPDNRLLGASLPAGSEMQSFILEFILTFFLMLVILNVSHGSKEQGMFAGLAIGAVVLLAAMFAGPICGASMNPARSLAPAIVSTHVEHLWLYLFAPVTGAATAVIIWKYLSK
- a CDS encoding arsenate reductase ArsC codes for the protein MKRVLVLCTGNSCRSQIAEGYLRYFAGNKAEIYSAGVETHGVNPRAIVTMKEDGIDISEHTSNNLEEYRHIDFDFVITVCDNAKERCPFFPSNAKKFHCNFPDPAKAQGTEEEIQLQFRTVRQMIKTYCKTFVDENL